The Humulus lupulus chromosome 4, drHumLupu1.1, whole genome shotgun sequence genome has a window encoding:
- the LOC133831415 gene encoding putative disease resistance RPP13-like protein 1, translating into MKNNIFHRFVFILSYYFSIVRRNHLHFQITVVFLNITFALPESSTALATELVRRTMAVELVVGPVISASVDFLLKKILSSEVATFLRGKKDSGFDSLLDKLETTLLSLAEVLGDAEQKQMRNPRVEKWLNKLQDVVEDAEDLFDEIEYDALKLKVEAESEPDKTKVRKFFSSFNPTDMNRKTDMEKLLERLETFEKQRFILELQKGVEKIQSLRPPSISSIDDSEFYGRDDEKTILKRMLLSDEVGSGKIGVIPIVGLGGIGKTTLAQAVYNDDEVKTHFELKAWVCVSEEFDVCKAMKTLHEAITRDACPVENLNVLQEKIQERLKEKKFLVILDDVWCEKYDFWDTMRMIFKAGAKVAK; encoded by the coding sequence atgaaaaataatatttttcataggtttgtttttattttgtcttATTACTTTTCAATAGTAAGAAGAAACCATCTTCATTTTCAAATTACGGTTGTTTTTCTCAATATTACTTTTGCTCTCCCAGAATCTTCAACTGCACTTGCAACTGAACTAGTGAGGAGAACAATGGCtgtagagttggtggttggaccTGTTATCTCTGCTTCCGTCGACTTTCTGCTGAAGAAGATCCTTTCTTCTGAAGTGGCAACCTTCTTAAGAGGAAAGAAGGACTCTGGTTTCGATAGCCTGCTTGACAAGCTGGAGACAACGTTACTCTCTCTTGCTGAGGTACTTGGTGATGCGGAGCAGAAGCAGATGAGAAACCCCAGAGTCGAGAAGTGGCTGAACAAGCTTCAAGATGTTGTGGAAGATGCAGAGGACCTCTTTGACGAAATTGAATACGATGCTCTCAAGCTCAAGGTGGAAGCAGAGTCAGAACCTGACAaaactaaggtaagaaaattcttCTCTAGTTTCAACCCAACTGATATGAACAGAAAGACAGATATGGAGAAGCTTCTTGAGAGATTGGAAACTTTTGAAAAACAAAGGTTCATCCTTGAATTGCAAAAGGGTGTGGAAAAAATCCAATCACTGAGACCACCTTCAATATCTTCCATAGATGATTCTGAATTTTATGGTAGAGATGATGAAAAGACTATTTTGAAAAGAATGCTGCTGTCAGATGAAGTTGGAAGTGGAAAGATAGGTGTGATTCCCATAGTGGGCTTGGGTGGGATTGGCAAAACTACTCTTGCTCAAGCTGTTTATAATGATGATGAAGTCAAGACTCATTTTGAGCTCAAGGCATGGGTTTGTGTGTCAGAAGAGTTTGATGTTTGTAAGGCAATGAAGACGCTCCATGAAGCAATAACTAGAGATGCTTGTCCTGTTGAGAACTTGAATGTGCTGCAAGAGAAAATACAAGAAAGGTTGAAGGAAAAGAAGTTTTTGGTAATTTTGGATGACGTTTGGTGTGAGAAATATGATTTTTGGGATACGATGAGGATGATTTTCAAAGCTGGGGCTAAGGTAGCAAAATAA
- the LOC133831412 gene encoding putative disease resistance protein At3g14460: MGTTEFRHLNELKEEACLKLFVKIVSRNKEFVVDSDLERIGKEIVKKCKGLPLAVKALASLLRFTDVRQWERIAKSHILDLPIGGENILPALRLSYHYLPSYLKQCFVYCSMFPKDYEFTKDELVSLWMVDNLLEHSSGNRTRKEVGYDYFDDLVSRSFFQPFTSAYKRDCFVMHDLMVDLANSVSRKKFIHIEGNKSCEIELLRKTRHIAVTMKANDFHEIFKSISKAICLRTFFTLGTYFNASNELVQFLLEDLLKLKCLRFLSLNGYEEVNELPKSIGELRHLRYLDLSGTSIKELPKSFCVLYNLQTLKIQECQDLTKFPKNFLHLINLRYLDMGCPQLCELPPLGQLPALETLCIEHCDAIETVGLEFYGTTCTPFPSLETLKFEEMSNWKEWSMPKANVEAFPKLKSLTICVCQSLTGDLPGLLPSLTELDIFECPELGSSLPMMPNVSTVIINQCEKLGGFKSCTGAQNFDQRCVPANLRNLYLRDCGNIEFLPPYKYEFLQDLSVEYFFSSFELLHIDFFPNIRNVEIRNCASVESFWQFNSRINSLSALSVQECPNFTLLPDSNLLCPILTKLELSQCSKLRFLPEKLPSLLPSLQKLIIRGCPDLESLPRFGLPLSLQKLTIYRCKKVIASRKNWHLQALPNLIMFDFGGYEGEDMVSFLEQGFLPTSLTSLKITEVACLKSLDDKAFQELTSLKELYIFGCLNLETLPVKGSPPSFEGSLSPSFESFFMSHCPLLDAKYEWKKNNSYPSYYKKISCIPQLQVTIKSQPQVPVSLQKQSFSWFGPKALFFHIALIILSIYLYMHFNL, encoded by the coding sequence ATGGGAACAACTGAATTTCGGCATCTTAATGAGTTGAAGGAAGAAGCTTGCTTGAAGTTGTTTGTAAAGATTGTATCTCGCAATAAAGAATTTGTTGTAGATTCGGACTTGGAAAGAATTGGCAAAGAAATTGTTAAGAAATGCAAAGGCCTGCCATTAGCTGTTAAAGCACTTGCAAGCCTCTTGCGCTTTACAGATGTTAGGCAGTGGGAGAGAATAGCAAAAAGCCATATATTGGATTTGCCAATAGGAGGAGAAAATATTCTTCCAGCTTTGAGATTGAGTTATCATTATCTCCCATCATACTTGAAGCAATGTTTTGTTTATTGTTCCATGTTTCCCAAAGACTATGAATTTACCAAGGATGAGCTGGTCTCGCTGTGGATGGTAGACAATTTATTGGAACATTCAAGTGGAAATAGGACAAGAAAAGAAGTGGGATATGATTATTTCGATGATTTGGTGTCACGATCATTTTTTCAACCTTTTACAAGTGCTTATAAAAGAGATTGTTTCGTGATGCATGACCTTATGGTTGACTTGGCTAATTCTGTTTCTAGAAAGAAGTTTATTCACATAGAGGGAAACAAGTCATGCGAAATTGAATTGTTAAGGAAAACAAGACACATTGCAGTAACCATGAAGGCTAATGATTTCCATGAGATATTCAAGTCAATTTCTAAAGCAATTTGTTTGCGTACATTTTTTACTCTTGGCACATACTTCAACGCTTCGAACGAATTAGTGCAATTTTTGTTGGAAGATTTGTTGAAGTTGAAGTGTTTGAGATTTTTATCTCTGAATGGTTATGAGGAAGTCAATGAATTGCCTAAGTCAATAGGTGAATTAAGGCACCTCCGCTACCTGGATCTCTCTGGCACTTCAATCAAAGAGTTGCCCAAATCTTTCTGTGTGTTGTACAATTTACAGACATTAAAGATACAGGAGTGTCAAGATCTCACTAAATTTCCTAAAAACTTCCTTCATCTCATTAATTTGAGATATCTCGACATGGGTTGTCCTCAACTTTGTGAGTTGCCACCACTTGGGCAATTACCAGCCCTCGAGACTCTTTGTATTGAACACTGTGATGCAATAGAGACAGTGGGTCTTGAGTTTTATGGGACTACTTGTACACCATTTCCATCATTGGAAACCTTGAAATTTGAAGAAATGTCCAACTGGAAAGAATGGTCAATGCCAAAAGCAAATGTTGAAGCCTTCCCAAAGCTAAAATCACTTACCATATGCGTTTGTCAAAGCCTCACAGGAGATTTGCCTGGTCTCTTACCGTCTTTGACAGAGCTTGATATTTTTGAATGTCCAGAGCTTGGTTCTTCGCTCCCAATGATGCCAAATGTCAGTACAGTAATAATCAACCAGTGCGAGAAGCTTGGAGGATTCAAATCATGCACTGGTGCTCAAAATTTTGATCAAAGGTGTGTTCCTGCCAACTTGAGAAACCTATACCTCAGGGATTGTGGCAATATAGAATTTTTACCGCCCTACAAATACGAATTCCTCCAAGATCTTTCAGTTGAGTATTTTTTCAGCTCCTTCGAATTGCTTCACATAGATTTCTTTCCCAACATCAGGAATGTCGAAATTCGTAATTGTGCGAGTGTTGAGTCTTTCTGGCAATTTAATAGCCGCATAAACTCTCTTTCTGCTCTCTCTGTCCAAGAATGCCCTAATTTCACATTATTACCTGATAGCAACCTCCTTTGCCCAATTCTGACTAAACTGGAGCTCTCACAGTGCAGCAAATTAAGGTTTCTCCCAGAGAAACTGCCTAGTCTCTTACCTTCTCTGCAGAAACTAATTATCCGTGGGTGTCCAGACTTAGAATCACTTCCTAGATTTGGGTTGCCTCTCAGTTTGCAGAAGCTCACCATTTACCGCTGCAAAAAGGTGATAGCGTCTCGAAAGAATTGGCATTTGCAAGCACTTCCCAATCTGATAATGTTTGATTTTGGAGGTTATGAAGGTGAAGATATGGTGTCCTTTCTAGAGCAAGGATTTCTGCCGACAAGTCTTACCTCCCTTAAAATTACCGAGGTTGCTTGCCTTAAATCCTTAGACGACAAGGCGTTTCAAGAGCTCACATCCTTGAAAGAACTATACATCTTTGGCTGCCTCAACTTGGAGACACTTCCAGTAAAAGGGTCGCCACCCTCTTTTGAAGGTTCACTGTCACCCTCTTTCGAAAGTTTCTTCATGTCTCATTGCCCTTTGCTGGATGCCAAGTATGAATGGAAGAAAAACAACTCCTACCCCTCCTATTATAAAAAGATTTCTTGCATCCCTCAGCTTCAAGTTACCATCAAAAGCCAGCCTCAAGTGCCTGTCAGTCTGCAGAAGCAATCCTTTAGCTGGTTTGGGCCCAAAGCACTATTCTTTCACATCGCCCTAATTATCTTATCTATATATTTGTATATGCACTTCAATTTGTAA